A stretch of the Plasmodium berghei ANKA genome assembly, chromosome: 10 genome encodes the following:
- a CDS encoding mitochondrial ribosomal protein L17-2 precursor, putative, with amino-acid sequence MGYTSTLKFVNLGVKRRLFRKTHKQPHHKWDSIKNQLNELLKYGRIETTLTKAKELQGYAEELIYLAKKKNNSENSLLVESILRTAQGRRKLYEYYVPLYRNRPFFYTRIINQWRFRLRDAAPMAFIEFIDRPGEIKPAKPVGYDRIKYIYHEIQKNRRNFKKYYHVAKKFNLIDSNDQIASEFSQAAISKQEEWPNDDEEDIIIDENLLKNYKQYGDKMLPGPLKGREPFYVDLPLPSLVEKQFINYRKKFKP; translated from the exons atgggatATACGTCAACATTgaaatttgttaatttaGGAGTGAAAAGACGACTATTTAGAAAAACCCATAAACAACCACATCATAAATGGGATAGTATAAAAAACcaattaaatgaattattaaaatatggGAGAATTGAAACAACTTTGACTAAAGCAAAGGAATTGCAAGGATATGCAGAagaattaatttatttggcaaaaaaaaaaaataattcagaAAATAGTTTATTGGTTGAAAGTATACTAAGAACAGCACAAGGCCGTAGAAAActatatgaatattatgttccattatatagaaatcgaccttttttttatactagAATTATAAACCAATGGAGGTTCAGATTAAGAGATGCTGCTCCTATGGCTTTTATTGAATTTATTGATAGGCCTGGAGAAATAAAACCTGCTAAACCAGTGGGCTATGAtagaattaaatatatttatcatgaaatacaaaaaaatcgaagaaattttaaaaaatattatcatgtTGCCAAAAAGTTTAATTTAATAGATTCAAATGATCAAATTGCATCAGAATTTTCTCAGGCCGCTATTTCCAAGCAAGAAGAG TGGCCAAATGATGATGAAgaagatataataatagatgaaaatttacttaaaaattataaacaatatGGTGATAAAATGCTTCCAGGCCCTTTAAAAGGAAGAGAGCCATTTTATGTTGATTTACCTTTGCCTAGTTTAGTAgaaaaacaatttataaattataggaaaaaattcaagccgtaa
- a CDS encoding PhIL1 interacting protein PIP3, putative has translation MEENEREIKDDNKHVYHENVNGIVNMKKDISDPEKLYRSKIVNKNVKESVMSDNINTITIEKITNIPNVIFKEIIKEHNKEEGKKIFTEYIVKNNINGIEKQNSKITKPYNDISIDKIRQEIYHKEIKKYIPKGTELIVKKTLKIPKIKPKYVEVPVPIYTPCYIEVPIPIQYIPVPKDEFKEHFICGVLNVDNISKYPNVYNPDNNKEINNNKDNDKSFFFNLKRALSIIFPCAQICN, from the coding sequence atgGAAGAAAACGAAAGGGAAATAaaagatgataataaaCATGTATATCATGAAAATGTAAATGGGATAgtgaatatgaaaaaagatATCAGTGATccagaaaaattatatcgatccaaaatagtaaataaaaatgtaaaagaAAGTGTAATGTcagataatataaatacgataacaattgaaaaaattacaaatattccaaatgtaatatttaaagaaataataaaagaacaTAACAAAGAagaaggaaaaaaaatatttacagaatatattgtaaaaaataacataaatggtatagaaaaacaaaatagtaaaataacaaaaccgtataatgatatatcgattgataaaataagacaagaaatatatcacaaagaaataaaaaaatatattccaaAAGGTACTGAATTAATTGTTAAGAAAACTTTAAAAATACCTAAAATAAAACCAAAATATGTTGAAGTTCCTGTACCTATATATACACCTTGCTATATTGAAGTCCCAATACCTATACAATATATTCCAGTACCTAAGGATGAATTTAAAGAACATTTTATATGTGGTGTGTTAAATGttgataatatatcaaaatatccaaatgtatataatccagataataataaagaaataaacaataataaagataatgataaatcttttttttttaatttaaaacgCGCATtaagtattatttttccatgTGCACAAATATGTAACTAA
- a CDS encoding large subunit GTPase 1, putative has product MGGMGKKKKSKKQKNCMGRSLMHNKLNQKEKSDIILYSKIGYENEENKNVSKQISVLNKDPIDDYLDNQLAISNVQVSKVFIQKNEIKEKKNTKSQNNQYRSDIQNIVLPIPGRPILLNDEEKLNINLKKKNINKLKKKKKNIKHITFLMKGKNLMPINPKTSHFPHKSKPLVDPDTSNHSSKPHSDQQFLEIDGNIEVDGNDEIGGNDEVDGNDEVDGNDEIGGNDEVDGNDEVDGNDEVDGNDEVDGNDELGEEGEKYELKYIKMYEILGKKYERKELKNELNKTKLEKYELEHFVNWRKLLSQVEEKEGYIVTPYEKNIEYWKQLWRVIEKSHVLFYIIDARNPLFFYSKGLDIYVKKVDKRKEFIVILNKSDFLTYEERKIWAEYFYKKKIRFIFFSALRELYHQNQIIIEYIPPSLNGYKHTPNSNRFNLNNKIESKMFYNEYESSCSADCNSPKRIYETGSETGSENETNSETNSKSESKNESENETNSEANSKRGSENKKVIDTGYGNLSYEEKKNANTDILSVKDLINLIKNIKNKIKNLYNNIEVETYDSPKFMVGFIGFPNVGKSSIINSIFGEKKVGVSRQPGKTKHFQTISLNEYGFTLCDCPGIIFPSIVFNKHDLVINGVFSIDNYKGDGVDVIQTLCNIIPEQLCERYKIKNSLIRSIQINKNCDVNIQNKTSTYKYMNAREFLNEFCFHRKYISGGKGGILNFNFATRLIVQEFIAGKLLYNFMPNYLDKYSYVYNKEIQSHLDTSEPPLSIDDLSKEPNPSEDVMVTKRKFRYMKKRLIKGKNVIKTPING; this is encoded by the exons atgggGGGTAtggggaaaaaaaaaaaatcgaagAAACAAAAGAATTGTATGGGAAGAAGTTTAATGCACAATAAGTTAAatcaaaaagaaaaatcagatataatattatattctaAAATTGGATATGAAAAtgaggaaaataaaaatgtaagcAAACAAATATCAGTTTTAAATAAAGACCCAATTGACGATTATTTGGATAATCAGCTTGCAATTAGCAATGTACAAGTTAGTAAAgtatttatacaaaaaaatgaaattaaagaaaaaaaaaatacaaaatctCAAAATAATCAATATCGAAGtgatattcaaaatattgttCTCCCTATACCTGGTAGACCCATACTTTTaaatgatgaagaaaaactaaatataaatttgaaaaaaaagaatataaataaattgaaaaaaaaaaaaaaaaatattaaacaCATTACATTTTTGATGAAAGGAAAGAATCTAATGCCAATAAATCCAAAGACATCCCATTTTCCCCATAAATCAAAGCCACTTGTCGACCCAGATACATCCAACCACTCCAGTAAACCTCATTCTGATCAGCAATTTTTGGAGATAGATGGAAATATTGAAGTGGATGGAAATGATGAAATAGGTGGAAATGATGAAGTGGATGGAAATGATGAAGTGGATGGAAATGATGAAATAGGTGGAAATGATGAAGTGGATGGAAATGATGAAGTGGATGGAAATGATGAAGTGGATGGAAATGATGAAGTGGATGGAAATGATGAATTAGGTGAAGAAGGGGAGAAGTACGAACTAAAGTACATAAAGATGTACGAAATTTTgggtaaaaaatatgaaagaAAGGAGCTTAAAAATGaactaaataaaacaaaactagaaaaatatgaattagAACATTTTGTAAATTGGAGAAAATTGTTAAGTCAAGtagaagaaaaagaagGATACATTGTAACCccatatgaaaaaaatatagaatattGGAAACAATTATGGAGAGTTATAGAAAAAAGTCATgtcttattttatattattgatGCAAGAAatcctttatttttttattctaaaggattagatatatatgtaaaaaaagttgataaaagaaaagaatttattgttatattaaataaatctgattttttaacttatgaagaaaggaaaatatgggctgaatatttttataaaaaaaaaatccgattcatttttttttctgccTTAAGAGAGTTATACCATcaaaatcaaataataatcgAATATATCCCTCCTTCGTTAAATGGCTATAAACATACCCCAAATAGTAATcgatttaatttaaataataaaatagaaagTAAAATGTTTTACAACGAATACGAAAGTAGTTGTAGTGCAGATTGCAATTCCCCAAAACGGATTTATGAGACAGGGAGTGAAACGGGTAGtgaaaatgaaacaaaTAGCGAAACGAATAGCAAAAGTGAAAGTAAAAATGAAAGtgaaaatgaaacaaaTAGCGAAGCGAATAGCAAAAGGGGCAGCGAAAACAAAAAGGTAATAGATACAGGGTATGGAAATTTAAGttatgaagaaaaaaaaaatgcaaatacAGACATATTAAGTGTAAAAGacttaataaatttaattaaaaacataaaaaataaaataaaaaatttatataataatatagaagTAGAAACATATGATTCGCCAAAGTTTATGGTCGGCTTTATTGGATTTCCTAATGTTGGAAAAAGTTCGATAATTAATTCTATATTTGGAGAAAAAAAGGTTGGGGTCAGTAGGCAACCAGGAAAAACTAAACATTTTCAAACAATATCGCTAAATGAGTATGGTTTTACATTATGTGATTGCCCCGgtattatatttccttcaattgtttttaataaacATGATTTAGTAATTAATGGGGTTTTTTCTATTGATAATTATAAAGGAGATGGTGTAGATGTTATTCAAACCCTTTGTAATATAATTCCTGAACAACTATGTGaaagatataaaataaagaatagTCTTATTCGTTCTattcaaattaataaaaattgtgatgttaatattcaaaataaaacatcaacgtacaaatatatgaatgCTCGTGAGTTCTTAAATGAGTTTTGTTTtcatagaaaatatatttcaggGGGCAAAGGTggaattttaaattttaattttgctACTCGATTAATTGTACAGGAATTTATAGCAGGAAAGCTTCTTTACAATTTTATGCCAAATTATTTGGATAAATATTCTTATGTATATAACAAAGAAATACAATCTCATCTCGACACTTCGGAGCCCCCATTGAGCATTGACGACCTCTCCAAG gAGCCAAATCCGTCTGAAGATGTCATGGTCACTAAGCGAAAATTTCGATACATGAAAAAGCGACTAATAAAAGGGAAAAATGTGATAAAGACTCCGATAAATGGATGA
- a CDS encoding NADP-specific glutamate dehydrogenase, putative, with the protein MILFLVIFFCIVLISNANGLVKKNHMKRVTSGFITNEFVTGSYSACRGKGKLKNSQNYGYNFNKPLEHKIEEMKENVISKNKDQHEFLQAFEEVLTSLKPVFKKNIIYLGVLENISEPERIIQFRVPWINDNGEHKINRGFRVQYSSVLGPYKGGLRFHPTVNLSVIKFLGFEQIFKNSLTTLPMGGGKGGSDFDPKGKSENEILRFCQSFMDNLFRYIGPNTDIPAGDIGVGSREIGYLFGKYKKLKNKFEGVLTGKNIKWGGSNIRSEATGYGVAYFAENALNNMNDNLKDKTCVVSGSGNVAQYLVEKLIEKGSKVLTMSDSSGYILEPNGFTKEQLKYIMEIKNIKRERIKEYLKYSKTAKFFENEKPWNVPCDIVFPCATQNEITENDADLLIKNNCKLLVEGANMPTHIKAMHKLKENKILICPSKAANAGGVAVSGLEMSQNSMRLQWSSEETDQKLQKIMRNIYEQCCDASQKYTGETDLVAGANIAGFLKVADSFIEQGGL; encoded by the exons atgattttatttttggtcatttttttttgtattgtTTTAATTTCCAATGCAAATGGACTggttaaaaaaaatcacaTGAAACGTGTAACATCAG GATTCATTACCAATGAATTTGTTACAGGGTCTTATTCAGCATGTCGAG GTAAAGGAAAACTAAAAAACAGCCAAAACTATGGATACAATTTTAACAAGCCATTAGAACATAAAATAGAGGAAATGAAAGAAAATGTCATAtcgaaaaataaagatCAACATGAGTTTTTACAAGCCTTTGAAGAAGTATTAACATCTTTAAAACctgtttttaaaaaaaatattatttatttaggggtgttagaaaatatatctgAACCAGAAAGAATTATACAATTTCGCGTTCCATGGATAAATGATAATGGCgaacataaaataaacagaGGATTTAGAGTTCAATATAGTTCTGTGTTAGGGCCATATAAAGGTGGTTTGAGATTTCACCCAACTGTTAATTTAAGTGTTATAAAATTTCTAGGATTTGAACAAATCTTTAAAAATAGTTTAACTACATTACCGATGGGTGGAGGAAAAGGAGGATCTGATTTTGATCCAAAAGGAAAAtcagaaaatgaaattttaAGATTTTGTCAATCATTTATGGATAATTTATTTAGATATATCGGACCTAATACGGATATACCAGCAGGGGATATCGGAGTAGGTTCAAGAGAAATTGGATATTTatttggaaaatataaaaaattaaaaaataaatttgaagGTGTATTGactggaaaaaatataaaatgggGTGGAAGTAATATTAGATCCGAAGCTACTGGATATGGTGTTGCTTATTTTGCAGAAAATgcattaaataatatgaatgaCAACTTAAAAGATAAAACATGTGTAGTTAGTGGAAGTGGCAATGTTGCACAATATTTAgtagaaaaattaattgaAAAAGGGTCAAAGGTATTAACTATGAGTGATAGTAGTGGCTATATATTAGAACCAAATGGTTTTACAAAAGaacaattaaaatatattatggaaataaaaaatattaaacgagaaagaataaaagaatatttaaaatattctaaAACAGCCAAATTTTTTGAGAATGAAAAACCATGGAATGTACCTTGTGATATTGTATTTCCGTGTGCAACTCAAAATGAAATTACCGAAAATGATGCTGacttgttaataaaaaataattgtaaGTTATTAGTGGAAGGCGCAAATATGCCTACACATATAAAAGCCATgcataaattaaaagaaaataaaatattaatatgccCATCAAAAGCTGCTAATGCAGGAGGGGTAGCAGTAAGTGGATTAGAAATGAGCCAAAATTCCATGAGATTGCAGTGGAGTTCTGAAGAAACAGATCAAAAGCtgcaaaaaattatgagaaatatttatgaacaATGTTGTGATGCATCTCAAAAATATACGGGTGAAACAGATTTAGTTGCAGGGGCAAACATCGCAGGGTTTTTAAAAGTTGCTGATTCGTTCATCGAGCAAGGGGGTTTATAG
- a CDS encoding PhIL1 interacting protein PIP2, putative produces the protein MNQSYDINHSKKNGEEINSQKEECEKSDNIKIMKYNEINWELNDITSKVKENESLIYENDDSNKIAKSYLDKYLVDINNYQNNPNCKIYPKLHLNNTKEIKNVIIKEKICVNTYYQYIDVYNKLSSNSEEIKDEKTYTNNNNPLNNAENSNINYNTINMKYIIPNIVKSQIPVAIKKTIYPEIETTDEEIEIEVEKYVPYIIPVNVYVPKYYSISALESEENEIEIKKIELTKEHEDEIIKELNPHLKEIQTFNEEQIKQMKEILNISKLKAEKFKIKHPEHELIVYYDNDTSERFDFEMFEKFREIYPKDL, from the coding sequence ATGAATCAAAGCTATGACATAAACCACAGTAAAAAAAACGgtgaagaaataaatagtCAAAAAGAAGAGTGTGAAAAGagtgataatataaaaattatgaaatacAATGAAATTAACTGGgaattaaatgatataacTAGTAAAGTAAAAGAAAACGAATCCttaatttatgaaaatgatgattcaaataaaatagctAAATCATATTTAGATAAATACCTTgtagatataaataattatcaaaataatccaaattgtaaaatatatccaaaattgcatttaaataatacaaaagaaataaaaaatgtgattattaaagaaaaaatatgtgttaatacatattatcaatatataGATGTATATAACAAATTGAGTTCTAATTctgaagaaataaaagatgaaaaaacatatacaaataataataacccattaaataatgcagaaaatagtaatattaactataatacaattaatatgaaatatattataccaAATATTGTAAAAAGTCAAATCCCAGTtgcaataaaaaaaacaatatatccAGAAATTGAAACAACAGATGAAGAAATCGAAATAGAAgttgaaaaatatgtacCTTATATAATTCCCGTTAATGTTTATGTCCCTAAATATTATTCTATATCTGCTTTAGAAagtgaagaaaatgaaattgaGATCAAAAAAATCGAATTGACAAAAGAGCACGAAGACgaaattataaaagaattaaatCCACATTTAAAGGAAATACAAACTTTCAATGAAGAACAAATTAAACAAATGAAAgaaattttgaatatatcaaaattaaaagctgaaaaatttaaaataaaacatccTGAACATGAACTTATTGTTTATTATGACAATGATACTAGTGAACGTTTCGATTTTGAAATGTTTGAAAAATTTCGAGAAATATATCCCAAAGATTTATGA
- a CDS encoding cytochrome c oxidase subunit 2, putative yields the protein MEVIRGIFGFNNKITFNENKPVLKNVKDLQNFKSKNIRAEDYPTPQKYIENPDQIPKYYAFQSNMVTDEDLQPGMLRQLEVDKRLTLPTRTHISFLITATDVIHSWSIPSLGIKADAIPGRLHKVTTFILREGVYYGQCSEMCGTLHGFMPIVIEAVSPEAYAAHAKKYYRE from the coding sequence atggaGGTAATTAGAGGTATATTCGGatttaataacaaaataacatttaatgaaaataaaccagtgttaaaaaatgtgaaagatttacaaaattttaaatctaaaaatataagagCAGAAGATTACCCAACAccacaaaaatatatagaaaaccCAGATCAAATTCCTAAGTATTATGCATTTCAATCAAATATGGTAACAGATGAAGATCTTCAGCCTGGTATGTTAAGGCAATTAGAAGTTGATAAAAGATTAACCTTACCAACACGGACTCATATATCTTTTCTAATTACAGCTACAGATGTTATACATTCTTGGTCAATACCAAGTTTAGGTATAAAAGCGGATGCTATACCTGGAAGATTACATAAAGTAACGACTTTCATATTAAGAGAAGGTGTATATTATGGTCAATGTTCAGAAATGTGTGGAACCTTACATGGATTTATGCCTATTGTTATTGAAGCTGTTTCCCCTGAAGCATATGCTGCAcatgcaaaaaaatattacagagaataa
- a CDS encoding surface-related antigen SRA, putative, with protein sequence MILSFKIKLLILFIYLYMRFVNSNKQIQNTLSQNISNQLYRNIVPPLNNVNNISNPFLNGNDKKKDNKHTCEAAGCSSYKNIIKNNDNQNSNFDDCLNGFICKKCKKTHAKNSNICFYSNIEGYQNLYEALLEEYTLTPYDDFKILLNKYNNKKGDENKNDVKKNSDNENDQNDNENDQNDNENEIKKNSDNKNEDEDDDDEDDEDEKKKKKSNENKDDDIVFFEKKANTNSYQGLNKTNESTKNDENANIVKFIEKTKYKQSKNKHYNFNILEPFEKKKQITQFSTNNYSFLFEKNKKSEKIVYKRLKININKYEEYLKNKLNKCDISNDGMITVYIKLLLQIVKDKNDIYVDISKKSIVNSKEVNKYNNTKTQKQTNNQNDYYATDDNDNDSDSDSDSESDSDNDEFYGYNKKKSNNYSYLEMLNLMENKNNMNNNPNITQFSKSDKKKLSTNSESKQDKNKTSNLMPNYKIIKNITKYNFYQERLTDDLDGDSMGNYYKSKNGFFKSLFSKIYRKKKSEEYDDYDSDSSTDDDNEYDSKQKKKKRYRLFSWKKNKNKNKQTNRANKNYDNDNEYEKDDKYSSRRNYREEDDDDDNNNDDDESKKNQNNNKIDDKQKNQKKSKIKAFFNQIKKKIIPEKQKLHIESFFNSIIVKSCKNSIKWEGKMFKKKSLIEVTLKVPVKIKYIENQPLNFFRSGFETILTCHNCDDIIFNSCVQVYCTKKNEHEQGKDTEINQTQNTPNESVSTVDKLADVSQIPYMAGASVFSHLPVYNHNNYYPGNTSMLYYDSYSEGKNNYFNYFVFFFIFMLNCFTIW encoded by the exons ATGATTTTAAgctttaaaataaaacttttgatattatttatatatttatatatgaggTTTGTTAATTctaataaacaaattcaAAATACATTATCTCAAAACATATCAAACCAATTGTATAGAAATATAGTTCCGCcattaaataatgtaaataatatttctaatccatttttaaatggaaatgataaaaaaaaagacaataAACATACTTGTGAAGCAGCAGGATGCtcatcatataaaaatattataaaaaataatgataatcaAAATAGCAATTTTGATGATTGCTTAAATGgttttatatgtaaaaaatgcaaaaaaacacatgcaaaaaattcaaatatatgtttCTATTCTAATATTGAAGGAtatcaaaatttatatgaagCATTATTAGAGGAATATACATTAACCCCTTATGATGATTTTAAAATTCTTTTGaacaaatataacaataaaaaaggagatgaaaataaaaatgatgtaaaaaaaaatagtgataatgaaaatgatcaaaatgataatgaaaatgatcaaaatgataatgaaaatgagataaaaaaaaatagtgataataaaaatgaagatgaagatgatgatgatgaagatgatgaagatgaaaaaaaaaaaaaaaaaagtaatgaaaataaagatgatgatattgtattttttgaaaaaaaggCAAATACTAACTCTTATCAAGGGTTgaataaaacaaatgaaagtacaaaaaatgatgaaaatgcaaatatagtgaaatttattgaaaagacaaaatataaacaaagtAAAAACAAACATTATAActttaatatattagaaccttttgaaaaaaaaaaacaaattacaCAGTTTTCTACTAATAATtattcttttctttttgaaaaaaataaaaaatcagaaaaaattgtatataaaagattaaaaataaacataaataaatatgaagaatatttaaaaaataaattaaataaatgtgaTATTTCAAATGATGGAATGATAactgtatatattaaattattattacaaatagttaaggataaaaatgatatatatgttgATATAAGTAAGAAAAGTATTGTAAATTCAAAAGAagtaaacaaatataataatactaaaacacaaaaacaaacaaataatcaaaatgaCTATTATGCAACCGATGATAACGATAATGATAGTGATAGTGATAGTGATAGCGAGAGCGATAGTGATAATGATGAATTTTAtggatataataaaaaaaaatcaaataattattcGTATTTAGAAATGTTAAATTtaatggaaaataaaaataatatgaataataatccAAACATTACACAATTTTCTAAATcggacaaaaaaaaattgtctACCAATTCTGAATCGAAacaagataaaaataaaacaagtAATTTAATgccaaattataaaataattaaaaatataacaaaatataatttttatcaagAACGATTAACAGATGATTTAGATGGGGATTCGATGGGTAACTATTACAAATCAAAAAAtggattttttaaatctttattttctaaaatttacagaaaaaaaaaaagtgagGAATATGACGATTATGATAGTGATTCTTCAACAGATGATGATAATGAATATGATagtaaacaaaaaaaaaaaaaacgttATCGTCTATTTtcatggaaaaaaaataaaaataaaaataaacaaaccAATAGAGCAAATAAAAACtatgataatgataatgaatatgaaaaagatGATAAATATTCGAGTAGAAGAAATTATAGAGAAGAAGATGAcgatgatgataataataatgatgatgatgaatcaaaaaaaaatcaaaataataataaaatcgatgataaacaaaaaaatcaaaaaaaatcaaaaataaaagcattttttaatcaaatcaaaaaaaaaattattccagaaaaacaaaaattgcatatagaatcattttttaatagtaTTATAGTAAAGTCATGTAAAAATTCAATAAAATGGGAAGGAAAgatgtttaaaaaaaaatctcTAATAGAAGTAACATTGAAAGTTCCtgttaaaattaaatacatTGAAAACCAACctctaaatttttttagatCTGGATTTGAAACTATTTTAACTTGTCATAATTGTgatgatataatatttaattcatGTGTTCAG GTTTATtgtacaaaaaaaaatgaacatgAACAAGGAAAAGACACTGAAATAAACCAAACTCAAAATACACCAAATGAATCAGTTTCAACAGTAGATAAATTAGCAGATGTTTCACAAATTCCATATATGGCGGGTGCATCTGTATTTTCACATTTACCAGTAtataatcataataattattatccAGGAAATACTAGTATGTTATATTATGATTCTTATAGtgaaggaaaaaataactattttaattattttgttttttttttcatatttatgcTTAACTGTTTCACAATTTGGTAA